The following coding sequences are from one Veillonella rodentium window:
- the dpaL gene encoding diaminopropionate ammonia-lyase yields the protein MERIQWVRNTMAPSSDKFLSVMDVQEIKKAKAFHESFPQYSVTPLVSLKHLASYIGVDSLYVKDESYRFGLNAFKVLGGSYAIGKYVAQQLGKTIADVPYDVLTSKKLKDDFGQATFFTATDGNHGRGVAWAANKLGQKSVVFMPKGSTEYRRQQIENEGATVTIEEFNYDECVRLATKKSKEVPNGVVVQDTAWEGYEEIPNWIMQGYGTMAMETAAQLEEDHCKVPTHVFVQAGVGSLAGSVVGYFSNLYKNEKKKPKLVVVEAEAAACLYKGAVAGDGDPRIVDGDLETIMAGLACGEPNTVSWDILRNHVDLFVAAPDWVARLGMRVGGAPIKGDTPITTGESGAVPLGLVTAIMTMPEYEDLRKELELDASSKVLCFSTEGDTDPMRYKNIMWYGEDR from the coding sequence ATGGAACGAATTCAGTGGGTACGTAATACGATGGCACCATCCAGTGACAAATTTCTGTCAGTTATGGATGTTCAGGAAATAAAGAAAGCTAAAGCATTTCATGAAAGCTTTCCGCAATATAGCGTTACACCACTTGTATCACTTAAACACTTAGCATCTTATATCGGTGTTGATTCACTTTATGTGAAAGACGAATCATATCGATTTGGGCTTAATGCTTTCAAAGTATTGGGCGGTTCTTATGCGATAGGTAAATATGTGGCACAGCAACTTGGTAAAACGATTGCAGATGTGCCATACGATGTTTTGACATCCAAGAAGCTGAAAGATGATTTTGGTCAAGCTACATTCTTTACTGCTACCGACGGTAATCATGGTCGCGGTGTAGCATGGGCAGCTAATAAATTAGGTCAAAAGTCGGTAGTATTTATGCCGAAAGGCTCTACGGAGTATCGTAGACAACAGATTGAAAACGAAGGCGCTACCGTAACGATCGAAGAATTTAACTATGATGAGTGCGTACGACTTGCTACGAAGAAATCTAAAGAAGTGCCGAATGGTGTTGTAGTTCAGGATACAGCATGGGAAGGATATGAAGAAATTCCGAATTGGATTATGCAAGGCTATGGCACGATGGCTATGGAAACGGCAGCTCAATTAGAAGAGGATCATTGCAAGGTTCCAACTCATGTTTTTGTACAGGCCGGGGTAGGCTCTCTTGCCGGTTCCGTAGTAGGATACTTCAGTAATTTATATAAAAATGAAAAGAAGAAACCGAAACTCGTTGTTGTAGAAGCCGAAGCAGCGGCATGTTTATATAAAGGTGCTGTTGCCGGTGACGGAGACCCTCGCATCGTAGATGGTGACCTTGAAACGATTATGGCAGGACTTGCATGCGGGGAACCAAATACCGTGTCATGGGATATTTTACGAAACCATGTAGATTTATTTGTAGCCGCTCCGGATTGGGTTGCACGTCTCGGTATGCGCGTTGGAGGTGCTCCGATTAAGGGCGATACACCGATTACAACAGGTGAGTCCGGTGCTGTTCCGTTAGGACTGGTGACGGCCATTATGACGATGCCGGAATATGAAGACTTACGGAAAGAATTAGAATTAGATGCGTCTTCAAAGGTACTCTGCTTCTCCACTGAAGGGGATACGGACCCTATGAGATATAAAAACATTATGTGGTATGGTGAAGATCGATAG
- the ssnA gene encoding putative aminohydrolase SsnA encodes MIILGKGTVITRDADRPIIYDGAVAIDGTQIVDIGTYNELCKTYEDAQIIDAHGGLIMPGFINAHHHIYSALARGLSLPGPAPTNFGEILEGLWFYLDNKLTAPDVKASALLTYLGCIENGVTTIFDHHASYGDVPNSLSIIADAAKQFGVRSCLCYEVSDRNGPDQMKAAVAENVRFGKEAKQDPSRLAAMMGLHASFTLSTETLDYVKAHNEDQLGYHVHVAEGPEDVADSKKKYGMSPVKRLVEAGILGPKSIAGHCVHVSDEDVQLLKKSKARVVHNPESNMGNAVGTTDILKLLEEGITVGLGTDGYTNDMLESYKVANCLVKHEQHKPYVGWGEVPHMLFENNRNMANEFFDTTVGILKKGAAADVIVLDYTAPTPLDENNINGHLLFGTNGMYVVTTISDGVPRMIDRQLQSIDKSAVMDEILTTSKSLWKRLNP; translated from the coding sequence GTGATTATATTAGGTAAAGGTACTGTAATTACTCGTGATGCTGATAGGCCTATCATTTATGATGGTGCTGTTGCCATCGACGGGACTCAAATTGTTGATATCGGCACATATAATGAATTATGTAAAACTTATGAAGATGCACAAATCATCGATGCTCATGGCGGTTTGATTATGCCCGGTTTTATCAATGCACATCACCATATTTACTCTGCGCTTGCACGCGGTTTATCCTTACCGGGTCCGGCGCCGACGAATTTCGGTGAAATCTTGGAGGGGCTATGGTTCTATTTAGATAATAAACTGACTGCTCCTGATGTGAAAGCCAGTGCATTACTTACTTATTTAGGCTGTATTGAAAATGGGGTGACGACTATTTTCGATCATCATGCGAGTTATGGTGACGTTCCTAATAGTCTATCCATCATTGCCGATGCGGCTAAACAATTCGGTGTTCGCTCTTGTTTGTGCTATGAAGTGTCAGATCGCAATGGTCCGGATCAAATGAAAGCGGCCGTTGCAGAAAATGTTCGTTTTGGTAAAGAGGCGAAACAAGATCCATCCAGACTGGCGGCGATGATGGGCTTGCATGCATCTTTCACATTGAGCACGGAGACATTAGATTATGTGAAGGCTCATAATGAGGATCAGTTGGGATATCATGTTCATGTGGCGGAAGGCCCTGAAGATGTGGCAGATAGTAAAAAGAAGTATGGCATGAGTCCTGTGAAACGCCTCGTAGAGGCCGGTATTTTAGGCCCGAAGAGCATAGCAGGGCACTGTGTTCACGTATCTGATGAAGATGTGCAATTATTGAAGAAATCGAAGGCTAGGGTTGTACATAATCCCGAAAGTAATATGGGGAATGCCGTCGGCACAACAGATATTTTGAAACTGTTAGAGGAGGGCATTACCGTTGGCCTTGGTACGGATGGATATACAAATGACATGCTTGAATCCTACAAGGTTGCTAACTGTCTCGTGAAACACGAACAGCATAAACCATATGTGGGATGGGGAGAAGTACCTCACATGTTATTTGAAAATAATCGTAACATGGCGAATGAATTCTTCGACACTACAGTAGGTATTCTTAAAAAGGGTGCTGCAGCTGATGTGATTGTTCTTGATTACACGGCGCCGACACCACTTGATGAAAATAACATCAACGGGCATTTACTGTTCGGTACTAACGGTATGTATGTGGTAACCACCATTAGTGACGGTGTGCCGCGCATGATCGATCGTCAATTACAAAGTATAGACAAGTCTGCTGTAATGGATGAAATTTTAACGACATCTAAAAGTTTATGGAAACGACTCAACCCATAA
- the hydA gene encoding dihydropyrimidinase — MIIIQQGELVLSDRTLTGDLLIDGDKIVAIDEHVPVPDGAEVIDAQGCYVFPGFIDPHTHFQMTNALASTADDFDSGTKAAILGGTTSIINFASPEDGSLCKGLEVHKGRALGHCSCDYKFHMELIEMNDEVAREIPKVVAAGVSSFKVYLAYGFRLTDREIYDAIEAIKPTGVLIAAHCENGDLIDALVADKRKCGELDVSNHPLTRPAMIEAEAIKRFSTIGAALDYPVHIVHVSSEEGLYQVLDERDLGHAITCETCPQYLVLDQSLYNLPDFEGGKYVMSPPLRTERDQLILKQALLEGVFQTIGSDHCSFNFEGQKSQGRNDFTRIPGGIPGAEERGIVAYDVLVNQCNMNVVEFMKLVSENPARLYDMYPKKGTLSVGSDGDITIVDKNVKHILSKKSAHTKADYIPYEGLTITGKVRDVILRGHHVVQDGSLRESYLGECIP; from the coding sequence ATGATTATCATACAACAAGGGGAACTGGTCTTATCTGATCGAACCCTTACCGGAGACTTATTGATTGATGGTGATAAAATTGTAGCCATTGATGAACATGTTCCTGTTCCGGATGGAGCCGAGGTCATTGACGCACAAGGTTGTTATGTATTTCCTGGATTTATAGATCCTCATACGCATTTCCAGATGACAAATGCCTTGGCATCCACTGCGGATGATTTTGATAGCGGTACGAAGGCGGCTATCCTTGGAGGAACCACTTCCATCATAAATTTTGCTTCTCCTGAAGACGGTTCTCTTTGTAAGGGGCTGGAAGTTCACAAAGGGCGTGCCTTAGGTCATTGCTCGTGTGATTATAAGTTCCATATGGAACTTATAGAAATGAATGATGAAGTGGCCCGTGAGATTCCGAAGGTTGTAGCCGCCGGTGTTTCATCCTTTAAGGTCTACTTGGCCTATGGATTCCGCTTAACGGACCGCGAAATCTATGATGCCATCGAAGCGATTAAACCCACAGGCGTACTCATTGCGGCTCATTGTGAAAACGGTGATCTTATCGATGCTCTTGTAGCGGATAAGCGTAAATGTGGTGAATTAGACGTCAGCAATCACCCACTTACGAGACCTGCCATGATTGAAGCGGAGGCGATAAAGCGTTTCAGTACTATTGGTGCAGCACTTGATTATCCCGTGCATATTGTTCATGTCAGTTCGGAAGAAGGGCTTTACCAAGTTCTTGACGAACGCGATTTGGGGCATGCGATAACATGTGAAACCTGTCCTCAATACCTCGTGCTTGATCAGTCTTTATATAATTTGCCCGATTTTGAAGGTGGTAAATATGTGATGAGTCCTCCTCTTAGAACTGAAAGGGATCAATTGATATTAAAACAGGCACTTTTAGAGGGCGTGTTCCAAACGATCGGTTCAGATCACTGCAGTTTCAACTTTGAAGGTCAAAAGTCTCAAGGTCGTAATGATTTTACCCGCATTCCCGGAGGTATTCCCGGGGCGGAAGAACGGGGAATCGTCGCTTATGATGTATTGGTCAACCAATGCAATATGAACGTTGTAGAATTTATGAAATTAGTTAGTGAAAACCCGGCTAGATTATACGATATGTATCCTAAGAAGGGGACATTATCCGTTGGTAGCGACGGGGATATTACAATTGTCGATAAGAATGTGAAACACATTCTTTCAAAAAAGTCAGCCCATACAAAGGCAGACTATATACCGTATGAGGGTTTAACCATAACCGGTAAGGTACGGGATGTAATCCTCAGAGGTCACCATGTGGTACAAGATGGATCCTTACGAGAATCATATCTTGGTGAATGTATTCCTTAG
- the arcC gene encoding carbamate kinase, whose amino-acid sequence MKKRVVVALGGNALGNSLPEQKIAVKSTAKTIVDLVESDCDVVVTHGNGPQIGMINNAMAALTREKEGQPNTPLSVCVAMSQAYIGYDLQNALHEELLNRGIKDLPTMTMVTQVLVDPKDPAFKNPTKPIGHFMTKEEAEYAEKNYDYVVKEDSGRGYRRVVASPAPKEIIELDAIKGLVGKELIVACGGGGIPVTREGNELHGAAAVIDKDWTSSLLAQEIDADILVILTAVEKVAVNFGKENEQWLDEISVEQAKKYIEAGEFGEGSMKPKVEAAVAFAASKKGRVAIITLLEKSKDGIAGKTGTRIVLQ is encoded by the coding sequence ATGAAGAAAAGAGTTGTAGTAGCATTAGGGGGGAATGCATTAGGTAATTCCCTACCGGAGCAAAAAATTGCAGTAAAGAGTACGGCGAAAACTATTGTGGACCTTGTTGAATCGGATTGTGATGTAGTAGTAACGCATGGTAATGGACCTCAAATCGGTATGATCAATAATGCCATGGCAGCGCTGACCCGTGAAAAAGAAGGGCAGCCAAATACTCCGTTATCCGTATGTGTAGCGATGAGTCAGGCTTATATCGGTTATGATTTGCAAAATGCTCTCCACGAAGAGCTCCTTAACCGTGGGATTAAAGATCTGCCTACAATGACTATGGTTACGCAGGTATTAGTTGATCCCAAAGATCCGGCTTTCAAAAATCCTACGAAACCGATTGGTCACTTTATGACTAAGGAAGAAGCTGAATATGCAGAAAAAAATTACGACTACGTGGTAAAAGAAGATTCCGGCCGTGGTTATCGTCGTGTGGTGGCATCTCCGGCGCCTAAGGAAATCATCGAATTAGATGCGATTAAAGGTCTAGTAGGTAAAGAGTTAATCGTGGCTTGTGGCGGTGGCGGTATCCCTGTTACCAGAGAAGGCAACGAACTTCATGGTGCAGCCGCTGTTATCGATAAAGACTGGACCAGCAGCCTGCTTGCTCAAGAAATTGATGCTGATATTCTCGTTATTTTAACAGCTGTTGAAAAAGTAGCCGTTAATTTTGGTAAAGAAAATGAACAATGGCTGGACGAAATCTCTGTTGAACAGGCTAAAAAATATATCGAAGCCGGTGAATTCGGAGAAGGGTCCATGAAACCTAAAGTGGAGGCCGCCGTTGCATTTGCGGCATCTAAGAAGGGGCGTGTTGCAATTATCACATTATTGGAAAAATCCAAGGACGGTATAGCAGGAAAAACCGGCACGCGTATCGTATTACAATAA
- a CDS encoding DUF3793 family protein yields MQQVGKTLMNSIDQIIGFHCAPAIRGIKLSNLVSIPRDMNEQIQFVLTEYNKEFNEKGLFFFELCRCKARRLLLVFRETQLRDYVRQPAVMTFLKAYGYHERMSIMEMLEHLRYRMEASVDFPHEIGVFLGYPLTDVKYFISRRGAGYHMCGEWKVYDDVIGAQRSFMCYKACRRYCQTQLMLGKTFGSLVARTA; encoded by the coding sequence ATGCAGCAGGTAGGTAAAACTTTGATGAATTCAATTGACCAAATCATTGGATTTCATTGTGCACCGGCAATTCGTGGCATCAAGCTATCGAATTTGGTTTCTATTCCACGGGACATGAATGAGCAGATCCAATTTGTATTGACTGAATATAATAAAGAGTTCAATGAAAAGGGTTTGTTCTTCTTTGAATTGTGTCGCTGTAAAGCGCGTAGACTGTTACTGGTGTTTCGTGAAACCCAATTACGAGACTATGTGCGGCAACCTGCGGTGATGACATTCTTGAAAGCATACGGTTATCATGAGCGGATGAGTATTATGGAAATGCTTGAACATTTGCGGTACCGTATGGAAGCTAGCGTTGATTTTCCTCATGAAATCGGTGTATTTCTCGGATATCCTCTAACCGATGTGAAATACTTTATTTCACGACGTGGTGCAGGCTACCACATGTGCGGGGAATGGAAAGTCTATGATGATGTGATAGGCGCACAGCGTTCTTTCATGTGTTATAAAGCATGTCGACGGTATTGTCAAACTCAATTGATGTTGGGAAAAACATTTGGTTCATTGGTCGCAAGAACGGCCTAG
- a CDS encoding flavodoxin, with protein MIGVIYWSGTGNTEQMAHEVAEGIKAAGQDVEVKSVSEVSVDEAAAYEKLALGCADMGAEQLEEGEFEPFYTELEGKLSGKKLAIFGSYGWGGTWLEDWGARIKDAGGVLVADGVAILGEPDDDGKAQCQELGKTLANA; from the coding sequence ATGATTGGTGTAATTTATTGGTCCGGTACAGGTAATACAGAACAAATGGCACACGAAGTAGCTGAAGGTATCAAGGCTGCTGGTCAGGACGTGGAAGTTAAATCTGTTTCTGAAGTATCCGTAGATGAAGCAGCTGCTTATGAAAAATTAGCTCTCGGTTGTGCAGATATGGGTGCGGAACAACTTGAAGAAGGCGAATTTGAACCGTTCTACACTGAATTGGAAGGTAAATTGAGTGGCAAGAAATTGGCCATCTTCGGCTCCTATGGTTGGGGCGGTACATGGCTTGAAGATTGGGGCGCTCGCATTAAAGATGCCGGTGGAGTACTTGTTGCTGACGGCGTTGCTATTTTGGGTGAACCTGATGATGATGGTAAAGCACAATGTCAAGAATTAGGTAAAACATTGGCGAATGCATAA
- a CDS encoding YgeY family selenium metabolism-linked hydrolase, giving the protein MDLQAVKQAATTYGPAMTKFLREIVAFPGESAEEKDHVKRIEQEMKDLGFDEVEVDPMGNILGYMGTGKTLIAFDAHIDTVGIGNRDNWNFDPYEGFEDETKIGGRGVSDQLGGIVSAVYGAKIMKDLGLLSDKYRVLVVGTVQEEDCDGLCWEYMIKERNIRPEFVVSTEPTDGGIYRGQRGRMEIRVDVQGVSCHGSAPERGDNAIYKMADILQDIRELNANSADESTKIKGLVKMLDPKFNPGHYEEARFLGRGTVTTSQIFYTSPSRCAVADSCTVSLDRRMTAGETWQSCLAEIEALPHVKEYGAKVSMYEYARPSWTGLTYPIECYFPTWVIPKDHKVTKALEEAYTSLYGTERIGAPDTVEMRKARPLTDKWTFSTNGVSIMGRNGIPCIGFGPGAEAQAHAPNEITWKQDLVTCAAVYALLPTVYCKD; this is encoded by the coding sequence ATGGATTTACAAGCAGTTAAACAAGCGGCAACAACTTATGGCCCGGCAATGACAAAGTTCTTACGTGAAATCGTGGCATTCCCTGGTGAAAGTGCTGAGGAAAAAGACCATGTAAAACGCATAGAGCAGGAAATGAAGGACCTAGGATTTGATGAAGTCGAAGTAGATCCTATGGGTAATATTCTCGGATACATGGGTACCGGGAAAACTCTTATCGCATTTGATGCTCATATTGATACTGTAGGTATCGGTAATCGTGACAACTGGAATTTTGACCCGTATGAAGGCTTTGAAGATGAAACTAAAATCGGCGGTCGCGGCGTATCCGACCAATTAGGTGGCATCGTATCCGCTGTATACGGCGCTAAAATCATGAAAGATTTGGGTCTGTTAAGTGATAAATATCGCGTACTTGTTGTAGGTACGGTACAAGAAGAAGACTGTGATGGTCTTTGCTGGGAATACATGATTAAAGAACGCAATATTCGTCCTGAGTTCGTTGTATCCACAGAACCTACTGATGGCGGTATCTACCGTGGTCAACGAGGTCGTATGGAAATCCGCGTTGATGTACAAGGCGTATCTTGCCATGGTTCTGCTCCTGAACGCGGTGACAACGCAATCTATAAGATGGCGGATATTCTTCAAGACATTCGTGAGTTGAATGCGAACTCTGCTGATGAAAGTACAAAAATTAAGGGCCTCGTAAAAATGCTTGATCCTAAATTTAACCCGGGTCATTATGAAGAAGCTCGCTTCTTAGGTCGCGGTACAGTAACCACTTCTCAAATTTTCTATACATCTCCAAGCCGTTGTGCAGTAGCTGATTCCTGTACGGTTTCCTTGGACCGTCGTATGACTGCCGGGGAAACATGGCAAAGCTGCTTGGCGGAAATCGAAGCTTTACCACATGTTAAAGAATACGGTGCAAAGGTATCTATGTACGAATATGCACGTCCATCCTGGACAGGGTTAACATATCCTATTGAATGTTACTTCCCGACATGGGTTATCCCTAAGGATCACAAAGTAACAAAAGCATTGGAAGAAGCGTACACCAGCCTATATGGTACTGAACGAATCGGCGCACCTGATACCGTAGAAATGCGTAAAGCTCGTCCGTTGACTGATAAATGGACATTCTCCACAAACGGTGTATCCATCATGGGCCGTAACGGTATTCCGTGTATCGGCTTCGGTCCTGGTGCGGAAGCACAAGCACATGCTCCTAATGAAATTACATGGAAACAAGATCTCGTAACATGTGCGGCTGTATATGCATTATTACCGACAGTTTATTGCAAAGACTAA
- a CDS encoding selenate reductase, with protein sequence MSDIMYPVSFGKLMNHIMTEYKMYNRIYNVNKIHRTKHNQRLNIFGKSIENPVGPAAGPNTQLAQNIVASYVAGARCIELKTVQIMYGEELGIPRPCIYSVDEAYNVEWSSEYSCDEAADEYIKAWFALKLISKELELGDPDGFLFIMSVGYNLAGIKSPMVDKFINTMRSASQSPMWNTCKQWCLDHVDEFEHIDVDFINSIDDELCQAITLSTMHGCPAEEIESICSYLISEKGLNLYLKCNPTLLGPKRIRELLDNAGFEYIDFDDHQFEVDLQFDKAIPMLERLIALGEKHNKTFGVKLTNTFPVQIHNNELPGEQMYMSGKSLLPVTIGVAELLSAQFGERLPMSYSGGAVKQNIKAIFDCGIWPVTVCTILLQGEGYNTFKGLADEVESTDYNAALKVHKELIAELAKDIADNKIYKKSDAMKKKREAMPSFPGAHSADYRCRVTCGSCVRVCPNRCNEVITVNDAKLIIHIDQSCNECGNCACHCVEPCQPYKDRITFFHNKEAMADSTNDGFYIDGTSCGYRFKGEEAVCDIDALPDELKGVVHAFCREHVYYVS encoded by the coding sequence ATGAGTGATATTATGTATCCGGTAAGTTTCGGAAAATTGATGAATCACATTATGACTGAGTACAAGATGTACAATCGTATTTATAATGTAAACAAAATTCATCGTACAAAGCATAATCAACGATTGAATATTTTTGGAAAATCCATTGAAAATCCTGTAGGGCCGGCAGCAGGTCCTAACACGCAGTTAGCACAAAATATCGTGGCTTCCTATGTGGCCGGTGCTCGCTGTATCGAATTGAAAACTGTACAGATCATGTACGGTGAGGAACTAGGTATTCCTAGACCTTGTATTTACTCTGTAGATGAAGCATACAATGTGGAATGGTCTTCTGAATATAGCTGTGATGAAGCTGCCGATGAATACATCAAAGCTTGGTTTGCTTTAAAACTGATTTCTAAGGAACTGGAATTAGGTGATCCGGACGGTTTCCTATTCATCATGAGTGTGGGCTATAATTTAGCCGGCATCAAGAGTCCTATGGTTGATAAGTTCATCAATACAATGCGCAGTGCATCCCAGTCTCCTATGTGGAATACTTGTAAACAGTGGTGCCTGGATCATGTAGATGAATTTGAACATATCGATGTTGATTTTATCAACTCCATCGACGATGAGCTCTGTCAGGCGATTACATTGTCTACCATGCACGGTTGTCCGGCTGAGGAAATCGAGTCTATCTGTTCGTATTTAATTAGCGAAAAAGGACTTAACTTATACTTGAAATGTAATCCTACATTGCTAGGCCCTAAACGCATTAGAGAACTTCTGGATAATGCGGGTTTTGAATACATCGATTTTGATGATCATCAATTCGAGGTGGATCTGCAATTTGACAAAGCAATTCCAATGTTAGAACGTCTTATCGCTCTTGGTGAAAAACATAACAAGACTTTTGGCGTAAAATTGACAAATACATTCCCTGTACAAATTCATAATAATGAATTGCCGGGTGAGCAAATGTATATGTCCGGTAAATCCTTGTTACCGGTAACAATTGGTGTAGCGGAGCTATTAAGTGCTCAATTCGGCGAACGTTTACCTATGTCTTATAGCGGCGGTGCTGTAAAACAGAACATCAAAGCCATTTTTGATTGCGGTATCTGGCCTGTAACTGTATGTACTATTCTTTTACAAGGAGAAGGATACAATACATTTAAAGGGTTAGCGGATGAAGTGGAGTCAACTGATTACAATGCCGCGTTAAAGGTTCATAAAGAACTTATTGCTGAACTTGCTAAGGATATCGCTGATAATAAGATTTACAAGAAGAGTGATGCGATGAAGAAGAAACGGGAGGCGATGCCGTCCTTCCCTGGTGCACACAGCGCTGACTATCGTTGTCGTGTAACATGTGGTTCTTGTGTTCGCGTATGTCCAAACAGATGTAATGAAGTCATTACCGTAAATGATGCCAAACTGATCATCCATATTGATCAAAGTTGTAATGAATGTGGTAACTGTGCATGTCATTGCGTAGAACCTTGTCAACCGTACAAGGATCGCATTACATTCTTCCACAATAAAGAAGCGATGGCGGATAGTACGAATGATGGATTTTACATCGACGGTACCAGCTGTGGCTACCGTTTCAAAGGTGAGGAAGCTGTATGTGACATCGATGCATTACCGGACGAATTGAAAGGAGTTGTACATGCTTTCTGTAGGGAGCATGTGTACTATGTATCATGA
- the ygeW gene encoding knotted carbamoyltransferase YgeW, translated as MTDFNKSIETLQGLDVSKMYGEDFFLTWEKSDDELKGVWAVADALRALRERNISTKVFDSGLGISLFRDNSTRTRFSFASACNLLGLEVQDLDEGKSQIAHGETVRETANMISFMADVIGIRDDMYIGKGNTYMHEVSDAVKEGHEDGVLEQRPTLVNLQCDIDHPTQIMADTAHIIREFGGLENLKGKKIAMTWAYSPSYGKPLSVPQGAIGLFTRLGMEVVLAHPEGYEVMPEVEEIAKKQAEASGGSFRRTNDMKDAFKDADIVYPKSWAPFGAMEKRTKLYGDNDQEGIEALEKVLLEENGKYKDWACTEEMMSLTKDGKALYLHCLPADITGVSCDEGEVDATVFDRYRIPLYKEASYKPYVIAAMIFLSKFKNPVETLKELERKGTERVQP; from the coding sequence ATGACGGACTTCAATAAAAGTATTGAAACTTTACAAGGCTTAGATGTTAGCAAAATGTACGGCGAGGATTTCTTCCTGACCTGGGAGAAATCTGATGACGAATTGAAAGGGGTATGGGCGGTTGCTGATGCATTACGTGCTCTTAGAGAACGCAACATTTCTACTAAAGTATTCGACAGTGGATTGGGAATCTCCTTATTCCGTGATAATTCCACAAGAACCCGCTTCTCCTTCGCATCTGCATGTAACTTGTTAGGTCTTGAAGTTCAAGACTTGGATGAAGGTAAATCTCAAATCGCTCACGGCGAAACAGTTCGTGAAACAGCTAACATGATTTCCTTCATGGCTGATGTTATCGGTATCCGCGATGATATGTATATCGGTAAAGGTAATACTTACATGCATGAAGTATCTGACGCAGTTAAAGAAGGTCATGAAGACGGCGTGTTAGAACAACGTCCTACACTTGTTAACTTACAATGTGATATCGATCATCCGACACAAATCATGGCTGATACGGCACATATTATTCGTGAATTCGGTGGTCTTGAAAATCTTAAAGGTAAAAAAATCGCAATGACTTGGGCATATTCACCATCTTATGGTAAACCTTTATCCGTGCCTCAAGGTGCTATCGGCTTATTTACTCGTCTCGGTATGGAAGTCGTTTTAGCTCATCCTGAAGGCTATGAGGTAATGCCGGAAGTTGAAGAAATCGCTAAAAAACAAGCTGAAGCGAGCGGCGGTTCCTTCCGTAGAACTAACGATATGAAGGATGCTTTCAAAGATGCAGACATCGTATATCCTAAGAGCTGGGCACCATTCGGCGCGATGGAAAAACGTACAAAGTTGTACGGGGACAACGATCAAGAAGGCATTGAAGCATTAGAAAAAGTACTTCTTGAGGAAAATGGTAAATATAAAGATTGGGCATGCACCGAAGAGATGATGAGTCTCACTAAAGACGGTAAAGCTCTTTACTTACATTGCTTACCGGCAGATATTACAGGTGTAAGTTGTGATGAAGGCGAAGTGGACGCAACAGTGTTCGACCGCTATCGTATACCTCTTTATAAGGAAGCAAGCTACAAACCATATGTTATTGCAGCTATGATTTTCCTCAGCAAATTTAAAAATCCTGTAGAAACCTTAAAAGAATTAGAACGGAAGGGAACTGAACGAGTTCAACCGTAA
- a CDS encoding helix-turn-helix transcriptional regulator: MSTLDRLRVIAHGLAIQFGQSCEVLIHDLQHDIDSSLVYIENGNITNRHVGDGPSHVVLDVLRHDDGGDGRFGYLTKTKEGRVLRSSTMYIRDDNGKIAYLLGINQDITDLVMMHSTLEHLIGIGNDDSESVERITTSVSDLLDDLLQDAERLVGKPGVLMNKTERLKAIAYLNDKGAFLISKSSEKIAEYFNISKFTLYSDLNAVKEES; the protein is encoded by the coding sequence ATGAGTACGTTGGATCGGTTACGGGTCATAGCTCATGGACTAGCCATACAGTTCGGCCAGTCTTGTGAAGTGCTGATACATGATTTACAGCATGATATCGATTCATCCCTTGTATATATTGAAAATGGGAATATAACAAATCGTCATGTCGGAGACGGTCCGTCTCATGTTGTTCTGGATGTACTTCGTCATGATGATGGAGGGGACGGTCGTTTTGGATATCTTACAAAAACGAAGGAAGGTCGTGTCTTGCGATCATCAACGATGTATATCCGTGATGATAACGGTAAGATCGCGTATTTGTTAGGAATTAACCAGGATATAACAGATTTGGTTATGATGCACAGTACATTGGAACATCTTATCGGCATTGGAAATGATGATTCCGAATCGGTTGAAAGGATTACAACCAGTGTTTCCGATTTATTGGATGACTTACTCCAAGACGCAGAGCGATTAGTTGGAAAACCGGGTGTTTTGATGAATAAAACGGAGCGTCTTAAAGCGATTGCTTATTTAAACGATAAGGGTGCTTTTTTAATCTCTAAATCTTCTGAGAAGATTGCAGAGTATTTTAATATTTCCAAGTTCACTTTATATAGTGACTTGAATGCTGTTAAGGAAGAATCATAG